The following nucleotide sequence is from Xenorhabdus nematophila ATCC 19061.
GATACCTGGGTTTAAAGCTGGTAAGGGGCTGAAAGACTCCGTGAACTAGCTCTTAATCATGTGACACATGAATAAGGTTTACATGAGGCTCCTTTTGTGGGAGCCTTATTCATATCAGACATGAATAAGGGGGCATGGTGAGACTCTCGTCAACGCAGAATGATGTTCTGTTCATTCTATACGCAATTGAGGCTGGTGGAAAAGCCCAGCCTGTTCCTGGCGTGAAAATACTGGAGATGATCAACTCATCGCGTCATAGCGGTATTCATGGAACGAATTTCCGAACATCATGCCACACGCTGGTGGAGAATGGTTTATTGAGTAAGTACAGGAACCCTTCTCTAAAGCTGGCTTTTAAGCTAACCGAAGATGGTA
It contains:
- a CDS encoding chromosome segregation protein ParM; the protein is MRLSSTQNDVLFILYAIEAGGKAQPVPGVKILEMINSSRHSGIHGTNFRTSCHTLVENGLLSKYRNPSLKLAFKLTEDGRERAGEIYRKRLEEDQEK